CGAATCTCACCACAAAGAGACAAGGACACGAAGAGGTCAGGACGAAGAGAGAGGGTCGAGGAGAGTGAGAGGCGAGAGGCCGGGTGCGGTTTCACCATTCTCTGTTCGCTATTCACTATTCGCCGGACAGGGTCGGCTATTTCCTGCCGCGGCGCTTGCCACCTTCGAATCCGCCGAGCGTGACGTTGAGCGCGGCAAAGGGCATGCCCTTGCTGATGGCGGGACCTCTGAACTGCTTGCTGCCCCCTTCAAGTTCCCACTGCGGATTTACGGGAGTGTAGCAGTACCCGCCGCGAAGCTGCACGCCTACTACGCTGATGGGAATCGTGATCATCAACTGCGGGGTGAGGGTCAGTCCCGAGAACGAGATCTTGCTTGTCATGCCCGGGCGTTGAAGCAGTCGATTGAAATTCATCGGTGCGTCGGACGTGTCCTGCAGTTTGATGGTGTATCCGCTGCCGCCTATGCCGAGCATCGGCGCTATGAGCAGGTGTTTGAGCGAGAAGACCCGGTAGCCAAGGTCAAGCTCGCCGCCGGCAATCTCGACGGTGGCGCGGAGGTCATCCGAGCCGATGGTCTGGGAGCCACCCCAACCCGAGCCACCGATGACAACCTTCTCAACCAGCACGAACCCGGCCCCGCCGAAGCCCCACTGGAGCGAGCTTGGCTTGTCGGCAAGACTGACGCCGCCTTGACTGAATGCGCTATTCAGACTGTCGAAGTTGACGATCCCGACTGTCGGACCGAAGCAGCCGAAGGCGCCGTTGACCGGCGGAGCCGCAACTGCGGCGGCGGCCAGGAGCGCGATAGCGAGCAGGCTCACGACATGACGTTTCACGTTGTCTCTTCCCTTCAAGACCGAATCCCGGCGTTCCGGGATTCGGCGTTCCGATTTGTCTTCCTCGGCTCGGTCGGAGCGTTCCTCGGTTCCGACTAGAGCCGTTCGATATCGCCGATGTCCATGAAGACCAGCCCGGACACGAACTTGGGGTAGAAGTCAGTCGACTTCTGGGGCATGCGTTCTCCATGGGCGGCTACCTTCTGCACCTGGTCGGCCCGGGTCGGGTTCATGAGCAGCGCCGCCTGGTACCTGCCCGAGTTCACCTTGTTCATCGTTTCGGCCAGGTTGCGCTCGTACGCCACGTGGTCCTCGATCTGCGCCGGGCTGACTCCGAAGACGTGTTCGATAAGCACGGTGTGGAGGATGGCCACATCGAGGTCGCGGTAGTCGGCGCTGTGGTCCTTGACCAGCTGCTCGACCGCGGACTTGTCGGTCAGGCGGAGCATCCAGTTCCGGTTCTTGCCGACGTGGAGCGCGAAGACGTGGTCGGTTCGGGCCTTGGCGAGTTCCGGTTCCACTTCCGCGTCCTTCACCGGCCGAGTCTCGAACCACTTGCCGATGGTGGCGACGAGTTCGTTCCACTTCGGGCTGGACAGGCCGAACAGGTAGCGATGCGTGGGCAGAATCACGAGGCCCGGGTCGGACATGTTCACGAAAGCGGTCGCTTTGAAGCGAAGGGCTGCGTCGTCCGGCACCTTGCCTTCGCGCTCCATCTCCTGCCGGAAGTTGAGCGCCGTTTCGTAGCGGTGGTGGCCATCGGCTATCAGCATCACTTTGTCCGTGAGCGCCTTGCGCACTGATGCCAGCTTGGCAGGTTCGGTGATCGCCCAGACCTTCTGGACCACGCCGTAGTCGTCGGTCGCCTTCATCAGGGGCTCGCCGGTCGGGGTAAGTGCCCGGTCGACCAGTCCCGTCGGGTCGTCGTAGAGCATGAATATCTGTTCGTAGTCCTTGCTGGTGGCGCGGAGCAGGCTCAGACGGTCAGCTTTGGGCTTGGACAGGGTCCGTTCGTGCGGCAGCACCGTGCCTTTCTCGAACTCATCCACCCGGATAGCAGCGACGAAGGACTTGCGGGTTCTCATCTGGCCGCCCATCTCGAAGTCCTGATGCAGAACGTAGATCGCCGGCTGCGCGTCGCGGACGAGGACCAGCTGTGAGGACCAGAGTTTGGACGTGGTAGTGGAGTAGGTGTAGGGGTCAGGCGCCGCCGGCAGTATCAGGTGGACAAAGCTGTTGGGGTGGCGGGCGATGTAGGTCTGCTGCAGCTCTTTGGATATCTTGTCGTAGGGCTGGGTGATGACTTGCGACAGGTCTGAGACCTTCAACGGATTGTAGCGCCAGCCGCGGAACGGTCTGATGTCCGCCATGGGTCTTCTCGTTCCTTTCTACTTGCCGAGCAGGACCTTGCGG
This genomic window from candidate division WOR-3 bacterium contains:
- a CDS encoding DUF1015 domain-containing protein, which produces MADIRPFRGWRYNPLKVSDLSQVITQPYDKISKELQQTYIARHPNSFVHLILPAAPDPYTYSTTTSKLWSSQLVLVRDAQPAIYVLHQDFEMGGQMRTRKSFVAAIRVDEFEKGTVLPHERTLSKPKADRLSLLRATSKDYEQIFMLYDDPTGLVDRALTPTGEPLMKATDDYGVVQKVWAITEPAKLASVRKALTDKVMLIADGHHRYETALNFRQEMEREGKVPDDAALRFKATAFVNMSDPGLVILPTHRYLFGLSSPKWNELVATIGKWFETRPVKDAEVEPELAKARTDHVFALHVGKNRNWMLRLTDKSAVEQLVKDHSADYRDLDVAILHTVLIEHVFGVSPAQIEDHVAYERNLAETMNKVNSGRYQAALLMNPTRADQVQKVAAHGERMPQKSTDFYPKFVSGLVFMDIGDIERL